A genomic stretch from Achromobacter spanius includes:
- a CDS encoding flavin reductase family protein gives MHFPASDLNPEQTYRLMSGIVVPRPIAWISSVNAHGGVNLAPFSCYTFVSNKPPMIGVNIGRKAGKRKDTAENILANRHFVVNVGDETLLDPLHDSAQELPPEISEVDVLGLSVLPGAVIDTPRLAAAPISLECRFHSVTPFGDTGAEFFVGEVVMFHIRDGLLQDGKIDTALLRPICRIGGPNYASLGPIVTKRGIQQTPKSIIKPEAA, from the coding sequence ATGCACTTTCCCGCCAGCGACCTGAACCCCGAACAAACCTACCGCCTGATGAGCGGCATCGTCGTGCCCCGGCCCATCGCCTGGATCAGCAGCGTCAACGCCCACGGCGGCGTCAACCTGGCGCCGTTCAGCTGCTACACCTTCGTCTCAAACAAACCCCCCATGATCGGCGTCAACATCGGCCGCAAAGCCGGCAAACGCAAAGACACCGCCGAGAACATCCTGGCCAACCGCCACTTCGTCGTCAACGTTGGAGACGAAACCCTGCTTGATCCCCTGCACGACAGCGCCCAAGAACTCCCGCCCGAAATCAGCGAAGTCGACGTGCTGGGTTTAAGCGTGCTTCCCGGCGCGGTTATCGACACCCCCAGACTTGCCGCCGCGCCCATCAGCCTGGAATGCCGCTTTCATAGCGTCACCCCGTTTGGCGACACCGGCGCGGAGTTCTTCGTGGGCGAAGTGGTGATGTTCCATATACGCGATGGCCTGCTGCAAGACGGCAAGATCGATACCGCATTACTACGCCCCATCTGCCGCATCGGTGGCCCCAACTACGCATCGCTAGGCCCCATCGTCACCAAGCGCGGTATTCAGCAGACGCCCAAATCCATTATCAAACCGGAGGCCGCGTGA
- a CDS encoding ABC-three component system protein codes for MSLEYLDDVAVHYADGTLLLEQCKSALAHNPISDWSDDLWKTFANWLDVVEAQKVDGRKTFFQLYVTPQKAGKLSAAMNAATDANAIEALLRQVKDRLKRKGAFPVCIAHVERFLNATDELLLAVVGKASVSAIDADPLEPLRELLRPTVPEASLDVICASAIGQAKEAADKCIRRSVPALVGVEEFRRNFHAFVQQNNMAGYLPTFTTAPSKDAAMALLTNRPVFARQLQLIAASEEQQLRAASDWMRTSGDKVKWADQGLVFDGTFEDWEDTLLRKHNVALSEVQDTFSEKAQEAQGRIVYSRCAAMDVPLDSRAVPGHFTHGGFNDLADRRKLGWHPNHQTLLDEEDKK; via the coding sequence GTGTCGCTTGAATACCTTGATGATGTTGCAGTCCATTATGCAGACGGCACACTCCTACTGGAACAATGCAAAAGCGCTTTAGCGCACAACCCGATTTCCGATTGGTCGGATGACCTTTGGAAGACCTTCGCCAATTGGCTGGACGTAGTTGAGGCACAGAAGGTGGATGGCCGGAAGACCTTCTTCCAGCTCTACGTGACGCCGCAGAAGGCTGGAAAGCTAAGCGCCGCTATGAATGCCGCAACTGACGCCAATGCTATCGAAGCGCTTCTCAGGCAAGTTAAAGACCGACTGAAAAGAAAGGGTGCCTTTCCCGTATGTATTGCGCATGTTGAGCGGTTCCTAAATGCGACTGACGAGCTACTTTTGGCCGTTGTCGGAAAAGCCTCCGTCTCAGCTATTGATGCAGACCCATTAGAGCCACTTCGTGAGCTATTGAGGCCCACGGTCCCAGAGGCGTCACTGGATGTCATCTGCGCCTCGGCGATTGGCCAGGCCAAGGAGGCTGCCGACAAGTGCATTCGCCGGAGCGTCCCAGCGCTGGTCGGTGTTGAGGAATTCCGAAGGAACTTTCATGCATTCGTCCAGCAGAACAACATGGCGGGGTATCTGCCAACTTTCACGACAGCCCCATCGAAAGATGCCGCGATGGCGTTATTGACAAACCGCCCAGTCTTCGCGAGGCAACTCCAGCTGATAGCGGCGTCCGAAGAGCAGCAGCTTCGGGCAGCCAGTGATTGGATGCGCACGTCTGGCGACAAAGTGAAGTGGGCAGACCAAGGTCTCGTCTTCGACGGTACCTTCGAGGATTGGGAAGACACTTTGCTGCGCAAGCACAACGTAGCGCTGAGCGAGGTGCAAGATACCTTTTCCGAAAAGGCCCAGGAGGCGCAAGGCAGAATTGTTTACAGCAGGTGTGCCGCTATGGACGTGCCGTTGGACAGTCGCGCAGTGCCTGGACATTTTACCCATGGTGGCTTTAACGACTTAGCCGACAGACGAAAGCTGGGGTGGCATCCGAACCACCAAACTCTCCTTGATGAGGAGGACAAGAAATGA
- a CDS encoding DUF3732 domain-containing protein, which yields MYFQLLKVILWPRDGGVPRVVKFETGKVNVISGASKTGKSSVIPIIDYCLGSEKCAIPVGVIRETCSWFGVLVDTLEGQKLLARREPGGLKASGEMLLLEGPVVEVPVVITGKNQNVDNVKAVLNRLAGLSNLQFEPGTDERFKSRVSFRDLMAFLFQPQNIVANPDVLFFKADTTEHREKLKTIFPYVLGAISPELLQTRHDLDRLSRLLRRKEGELKARQDTGAAWQREGFAWARLAIEYGLLPPDTMVPDDWLSTVDLLRKALRSDARSATPTLAAMDVILSRLTELRAVESKLTMNLSQSRQRLHELRRLDESSDEYRDGLRIQRDRLGLSAWIRDLASQHPAAILEPSEAGRARVDQLCHALEGIELRLRSYPEVAESLGKETLRQRELVDTVLSDLAGVRAEIRTLEGQSDEARKVTTRGEEISRFLGRLQEALRLYDGADTSSELNQEISTLRAEVERLAKLVSEHEIGRKLENALTTIQNISGRLIPQLDGEWPDAPIRLVIQDLTVRVIRETRDDFLWEIGSGANWLAYHVALSLALQGFFLRLPQHPVPALLIYDQPSQVYFPARRARKEAEKELDPPWENEDVIAVRKVFALFDDIIEKTNGRLQIIVLDHANEEVWGGLKNVHLVEEWRGKGLVPEAWVKAAGE from the coding sequence ATGTACTTCCAACTGTTGAAAGTCATCTTGTGGCCACGTGATGGCGGTGTGCCGAGGGTAGTCAAATTCGAGACCGGCAAGGTAAACGTCATCAGTGGTGCCTCCAAGACTGGAAAGTCTTCGGTCATCCCCATCATTGACTACTGCCTGGGTTCAGAAAAGTGTGCGATTCCCGTGGGCGTTATTAGAGAGACGTGCTCATGGTTCGGCGTTCTGGTCGACACGCTTGAAGGACAAAAGCTGCTGGCTCGACGGGAACCCGGTGGCCTGAAAGCGTCTGGCGAAATGCTGCTCCTTGAGGGGCCCGTCGTGGAGGTTCCTGTGGTCATCACGGGAAAGAACCAGAACGTCGATAATGTGAAGGCCGTCTTGAACAGGCTTGCGGGTTTGTCAAATCTGCAGTTCGAGCCCGGAACCGATGAGAGGTTCAAGTCGCGCGTGAGCTTCCGCGACTTGATGGCCTTCCTGTTCCAGCCGCAGAACATCGTCGCAAATCCCGATGTGCTCTTCTTCAAGGCAGACACCACGGAACATCGGGAGAAACTGAAGACTATATTCCCTTATGTTCTGGGAGCGATAAGCCCTGAATTGCTCCAAACGCGGCATGACCTCGATCGCTTGTCGCGACTTCTACGTCGCAAGGAAGGCGAGCTTAAGGCACGTCAGGACACAGGCGCCGCATGGCAGCGCGAGGGATTTGCTTGGGCCCGTCTGGCGATTGAATATGGGCTTCTACCGCCCGACACCATGGTGCCGGATGACTGGCTTTCGACAGTTGACCTGCTTCGAAAAGCTCTGCGCAGCGATGCTCGGTCCGCGACGCCCACCTTGGCGGCGATGGATGTCATCCTGAGCAGGCTCACCGAGCTGCGCGCAGTCGAGTCGAAGCTGACGATGAACCTCAGTCAATCCCGTCAACGTCTTCATGAATTGCGCCGTCTTGACGAAAGTAGCGACGAATACCGCGATGGTCTTCGAATTCAGCGCGACCGTTTGGGCTTGTCTGCCTGGATTCGAGACCTCGCGTCACAGCATCCCGCGGCGATCCTCGAGCCCAGTGAAGCTGGCCGTGCGCGAGTCGATCAGCTGTGCCACGCGTTGGAGGGCATAGAGTTGCGGCTGCGGTCCTATCCGGAGGTCGCGGAATCGCTCGGAAAGGAGACGTTGCGGCAGCGCGAGTTAGTCGACACAGTGCTTAGTGACCTAGCAGGCGTTCGGGCCGAGATTCGCACGTTGGAGGGGCAGTCAGATGAGGCACGGAAGGTCACCACGCGAGGTGAGGAGATTTCGCGGTTTTTGGGGCGATTACAAGAAGCTCTCAGGCTATACGATGGTGCTGACACTTCCTCGGAGCTCAACCAAGAGATCTCAACGCTAAGAGCGGAGGTCGAACGGCTGGCCAAGCTGGTCTCCGAGCATGAGATTGGACGGAAGCTAGAGAACGCGCTCACCACCATTCAGAACATCTCTGGCAGGCTAATCCCGCAGCTTGACGGTGAGTGGCCTGACGCACCAATTCGACTTGTTATCCAAGACCTAACTGTAAGAGTGATCCGGGAAACGCGCGACGACTTCCTTTGGGAGATTGGCAGCGGCGCAAACTGGCTGGCATATCACGTTGCCCTCAGTCTGGCGCTGCAAGGATTCTTCTTGCGGTTGCCTCAGCATCCTGTTCCCGCGCTACTGATCTACGATCAGCCGAGCCAAGTCTACTTTCCGGCCCGTCGCGCCCGAAAGGAGGCAGAAAAGGAGCTTGATCCACCTTGGGAGAACGAAGACGTTATAGCGGTCCGGAAGGTCTTCGCGCTGTTCGACGACATCATCGAGAAGACAAATGGACGCCTCCAAATTATTGTTCTCGACCATGCAAACGAGGAGGTTTGGGGAGGACTTAAAAACGTTCATCTAGTTGAAGAATGGCGTGGCAAGGGCCTGGTGCCGGAGGCGTGGGTAAAGGCAGCGGGCGAGTGA
- a CDS encoding DUF899 domain-containing protein — MTAATEPTGRMQTPPVVTADEWEAARQQLLLKEKAQTRARDALAAERRRMPWTPVDKAYTFEGPNGKLTLRDLFDNRRQLIIYRAFFEPGVYGWPEHACRGCSMVADQVAHLAHLNARDTTLVFVSRAPQADIARLKASMGWTMPWFTITDSFDADFGVDEWHGTNVFFRDGDRFFRTYFLNNRGDEQMGGTWNYLDITPLGRQEAWEDSPKGYPQTPVYTWWNWHDSYVPGAPPDQEWVEVSEATNKALMEQCCNKGKPAA, encoded by the coding sequence ATGACCGCTGCCACTGAACCCACGGGCCGCATGCAGACGCCCCCCGTTGTCACCGCCGACGAATGGGAAGCCGCCCGCCAGCAGCTCCTGCTGAAAGAAAAAGCCCAAACCCGCGCCCGCGACGCCCTGGCCGCCGAGCGCCGCCGCATGCCCTGGACGCCTGTCGACAAGGCATACACGTTCGAAGGCCCCAATGGCAAGCTGACGCTGCGCGACCTGTTCGACAATCGCCGCCAGCTCATCATCTATCGCGCCTTCTTCGAACCCGGCGTCTACGGCTGGCCCGAGCACGCATGCCGAGGCTGCTCCATGGTGGCCGACCAAGTGGCGCACCTGGCCCACTTGAACGCCCGCGACACCACGCTGGTCTTTGTTTCGCGCGCCCCTCAAGCCGACATCGCCCGCCTGAAAGCTAGCATGGGCTGGACGATGCCGTGGTTCACGATCACCGACAGCTTCGACGCGGATTTTGGCGTGGACGAATGGCACGGGACGAACGTGTTCTTTCGCGATGGCGACCGCTTTTTCCGCACGTACTTTTTGAATAATCGTGGCGACGAGCAGATGGGCGGCACGTGGAACTACCTGGACATCACGCCGTTGGGCCGGCAGGAAGCCTGGGAGGATTCGCCTAAGGGGTATCCGCAGACGCCGGTGTACACCTGGTGGAACTGGCACGACAGCTATGTGCCAGGTGCGCCGCCAGATCAGGAGTGGGTCGAGGTGTCCGAGGCGACAAACAAAGCGCTCATGGAGCAATGCTGCAACAAGGGTAAGCCAGCGGCGTAG
- a CDS encoding RidA family protein, whose product MSRRSIYAEGFSHKNPIPAACRIGPMLYSGSIQGTDPATGAYGATLERQCELMFDHVRRIVEAGGGTLDHVAKMTVWMRDRSQRAALNAVWLQAFPDAENRPARHTMQADLDGDKLIECDFVAVIG is encoded by the coding sequence ATGAGCAGACGCAGCATTTACGCCGAAGGCTTCAGCCACAAGAATCCCATTCCGGCCGCGTGCCGGATTGGGCCGATGCTGTATTCGGGCAGCATCCAAGGCACCGACCCCGCCACGGGCGCGTATGGCGCGACGTTGGAACGCCAGTGCGAACTGATGTTCGACCACGTGCGCCGCATTGTGGAAGCGGGCGGCGGCACGCTGGATCACGTCGCCAAGATGACGGTGTGGATGCGCGACCGCAGCCAGCGCGCGGCGCTGAATGCGGTGTGGCTGCAAGCGTTTCCGGATGCGGAGAATCGTCCGGCGCGCCACACGATGCAGGCCGATCTGGATGGCGACAAGCTGATCGAATGCGACTTTGTGGCCGTGATCGGGTAA
- the hpaH gene encoding 2-oxo-hept-4-ene-1,7-dioate hydratase: MLNDDDRARAASLLLEAERSGVPTTQLDQAFPGIEIADAYAIQQRNIDQKIADGAKLRGHKIGLTSKAMQSTVGIDEPDYGHLLDTMFFQDGQTIPTDKLIVPRVEVELAFVLGKPLRGPDVSLFDVLDATDYVVPALELIDGRSKYPRRIVDNIADNAACAGIVLGGRPVRPMDIDLRWVGALLLKNGVIEESGVSAAVLGHPALGIAWLANKLAQHDAGLEAGHVVLAGSFTRTVAVKRGDTLHADYGKLGSISVHFS; the protein is encoded by the coding sequence ATGCTTAACGACGACGACCGCGCCCGCGCGGCCAGCCTGCTGCTTGAAGCCGAGCGCAGCGGCGTGCCCACCACGCAGTTGGACCAGGCGTTTCCCGGCATCGAGATTGCGGATGCGTATGCCATCCAGCAACGCAATATCGACCAGAAGATTGCCGACGGCGCCAAGCTGCGCGGCCACAAGATCGGCCTGACGTCCAAGGCGATGCAAAGCACCGTGGGCATTGACGAGCCCGACTACGGCCATTTGCTGGACACCATGTTCTTTCAAGATGGGCAGACCATTCCCACCGACAAGCTGATCGTGCCGCGCGTGGAGGTGGAGCTGGCGTTTGTGCTGGGCAAGCCCTTGCGCGGCCCAGATGTGAGCCTGTTCGATGTGCTGGACGCCACGGATTACGTGGTGCCGGCGCTGGAACTGATCGACGGCCGCAGCAAGTATCCGCGCCGCATCGTGGACAACATTGCCGATAACGCGGCGTGCGCCGGCATCGTGCTGGGCGGCCGGCCGGTGCGGCCGATGGATATTGATCTGCGCTGGGTCGGCGCCCTGCTTCTGAAGAATGGCGTGATCGAAGAATCGGGCGTGTCGGCGGCGGTGCTGGGACATCCGGCGTTGGGTATTGCGTGGCTGGCGAACAAGCTTGCGCAGCACGACGCCGGGTTGGAAGCCGGGCATGTTGTGCTGGCGGGGTCCTTCACCCGCACCGTCGCGGTGAAACGCGGCGATACGCTGCATGCTGACTACGGCAAGCTGGGCAGCATCTCGGTGCATTTTTCATAA
- a CDS encoding IclR family transcriptional regulator, producing the protein MSEPEDKSASGAQTVRRALALLRLIACGQERGVRLVDLERMSGLNRPTVHRLLKTLVQEGAVEQDLETRRYLIGQEISLLGLARTRRFPLLTLADPYMSELADQVGDTVFLSIRHGHDSICIGRRTGRHPIQVLSIEVGVRRPLGVGVSGVALLASLGREESVELVRGNAARLEVMGERVEDVIARVEVARREGIAHAAMGLMPGTSAVAVPVLTEGGVALGAITVTAMAERLGVERFGMVVERMKAAAGGIAGRWGRVEGK; encoded by the coding sequence GTGAGCGAACCAGAAGACAAAAGCGCATCCGGCGCACAGACGGTACGCAGAGCCTTGGCGCTGCTGAGGCTGATTGCGTGCGGACAAGAGCGCGGTGTAAGGCTGGTGGATCTGGAACGCATGTCTGGCTTGAATCGGCCCACCGTGCATCGCTTGCTGAAGACGCTGGTGCAAGAGGGCGCGGTTGAACAGGATTTAGAAACGCGACGGTATTTGATCGGGCAGGAGATCAGTTTGCTGGGGCTTGCCAGGACAAGGCGCTTTCCGCTGCTGACGCTGGCGGACCCGTATATGAGCGAGCTGGCCGATCAGGTGGGGGATACGGTGTTTTTGAGTATTCGACATGGGCACGATTCGATATGTATTGGGCGGCGGACGGGAAGGCATCCGATACAGGTGCTGTCGATTGAGGTGGGGGTTAGACGGCCGTTGGGCGTGGGGGTGTCGGGTGTGGCGTTGTTGGCGAGTTTGGGGAGGGAGGAGAGTGTGGAGTTAGTGCGGGGGAACGCGGCCAGGCTGGAGGTGATGGGGGAGCGAGTGGAGGATGTGATTGCGCGGGTTGAGGTGGCGCGGAGGGAGGGGATTGCGCATGCGGCAATGGGGTTAATGCCGGGGACTAGTGCGGTGGCGGTGCCGGTGTTAACGGAGGGAGGCGTGGCGCTGGGGGCGATTACGGTGACGGCGATGGCGGAGAGGTTGGGGGTGGAGAGGTTTGGGATGGTGGTGGAGAGGATGAAGGCGGCGGCGGGGGGGATTGCGGGGAGGTGGGGGAGGGTGGAGGGGAAATGA
- a CDS encoding Bug family tripartite tricarboxylate transporter substrate binding protein, producing the protein MTRNTLRACATVALTVLTSMAHAAWPEKPVKIVVPYPPGGNVDVAARMIAPGLQAAFGQPFIVENKPGAGGMIAGEQVARSEPDGYTLFMAANGPLLFSPLIFKRDAYKWDRDFAPISSVSYTPLVLQVKPSVPAKTLAELLALAKKEPGKLNMASPGAGTTNHLVSELLQSLTGARWTTAQYKGNAPATTDLLGGQVDFNFDQISVALPYVKEGRLRALAVTTAKRVPSMPDVPTFAEAGVQGMEAATFTGLLAPKGTPPDVLKQLSEALTKILAQPTIIKRFDDLGAEARGSTPEEFTRYLAAEDARWTPIIKRAGITAN; encoded by the coding sequence ATGACTCGCAATACCCTTCGAGCCTGCGCCACGGTGGCGCTGACCGTTCTGACTTCCATGGCGCACGCCGCGTGGCCCGAGAAGCCCGTGAAGATCGTGGTGCCCTATCCGCCGGGCGGCAATGTGGATGTGGCGGCGCGGATGATTGCGCCGGGCTTGCAGGCAGCGTTTGGGCAGCCGTTTATTGTCGAGAACAAGCCGGGTGCGGGCGGCATGATTGCGGGCGAGCAGGTGGCGCGGTCCGAGCCGGATGGCTACACCTTGTTCATGGCGGCGAACGGGCCGCTGCTGTTCTCGCCGCTGATTTTCAAGCGGGATGCGTACAAGTGGGATCGGGACTTTGCGCCGATCAGTTCGGTGTCGTACACGCCGCTGGTGTTGCAGGTGAAGCCGAGCGTGCCGGCGAAGACGCTGGCGGAATTGCTGGCGCTGGCGAAGAAGGAACCCGGCAAGCTGAACATGGCGTCTCCGGGTGCGGGAACCACGAATCATCTGGTCAGCGAGCTGTTGCAGTCGTTGACGGGCGCGCGTTGGACGACGGCGCAGTACAAGGGCAACGCGCCGGCCACGACCGATCTGTTGGGCGGGCAGGTGGATTTCAACTTTGATCAGATTTCGGTGGCGCTGCCGTATGTGAAGGAAGGCCGTTTGCGCGCCTTGGCGGTGACGACGGCCAAGCGCGTGCCGTCGATGCCAGACGTGCCGACGTTTGCGGAAGCGGGTGTGCAGGGCATGGAGGCTGCCACGTTTACCGGGCTGCTGGCGCCGAAGGGCACGCCGCCGGATGTGCTGAAACAATTGAGCGAGGCGCTGACCAAGATCCTGGCGCAGCCCACGATTATTAAGCGATTTGATGACCTGGGTGCCGAGGCGCGCGGTAGTACGCCAGAGGAATTCACGCGCTATCTGGCGGCGGAAGACGCGCGCTGGACGCCGATCATCAAGCGTGCGGGCATCACGGCGAACTAA
- a CDS encoding aldolase/citrate lyase family protein: MELPINTFKRALREQRHQTGLWVTLGHANSTELVAASGFDWLLLDTEHTPVVLPTVMAQLQAAGAYKSHPVVRPSWNDKVQIKQYLDIGAQTLLLPYVQNADEAQSAVAGMRYAPRGIRGVSGTMRATRYGRVPDYMRRCEEELCLLVQAETGEALENLDAMIAVDGVDGVFIGPADLAASLGYPGEPQHPKVVAEVESAIKRIRAAGKAPGVLTGDEALARRYIEAGSLFTAVGVDAAILVRYCDQLAARFARV, encoded by the coding sequence ATGGAACTCCCCATCAATACGTTTAAACGCGCGCTGCGTGAACAGCGCCATCAAACCGGGCTGTGGGTCACGCTTGGGCATGCGAACAGCACCGAACTGGTGGCGGCGAGCGGCTTTGATTGGCTGCTGCTGGATACCGAGCACACGCCCGTGGTGCTGCCCACCGTGATGGCGCAGTTGCAGGCGGCCGGCGCGTACAAAAGCCATCCGGTGGTGCGGCCGTCTTGGAATGACAAGGTGCAGATCAAGCAGTATCTGGATATCGGCGCGCAGACCTTGCTGCTGCCGTATGTGCAGAACGCGGATGAGGCGCAAAGCGCGGTGGCAGGTATGCGTTATGCACCGCGCGGGATAAGGGGCGTTAGCGGCACGATGCGCGCGACGCGGTATGGGCGCGTGCCGGACTATATGCGCCGGTGTGAAGAAGAACTGTGTTTGCTGGTGCAGGCCGAGACGGGCGAGGCGCTGGAGAATCTGGACGCCATGATTGCGGTGGATGGAGTCGATGGCGTGTTTATTGGGCCTGCGGATCTGGCTGCCAGCTTGGGATATCCCGGCGAGCCGCAGCATCCGAAGGTGGTGGCAGAGGTGGAAAGCGCCATCAAGCGCATCCGCGCGGCGGGCAAGGCGCCGGGGGTGCTGACGGGGGATGAGGCGCTGGCGCGGCGGTATATCGAGGCGGGCAGTTTGTTTACGGCGGTGGGCGTGGACGCGGCGATCTTGGTGCGGTACTGCGATCAATTGGCGGCGCGGTTCGCAAGGGTTTGA
- a CDS encoding fumarylacetoacetate hydrolase family protein, giving the protein MKLLTYTHQGRTHFGALRGQDQIVALDGNGFASLRAALEANALPALAKLADTLPATHKLNDVRLLPPIPSPEKIICVGVNYGKRNEEYKDGSAPPAYPSVFPRFPGSFVGHGEPLLRPPESEQLDYEGEIAIIIGKAGRRIAAEDAWSHIAGLTCLNEGTVRDWIKHGKFNVTQGKNFDASGSMGPWMVTADEFDPDAPLTVTTRVNGELRQQDATDNLMFPFAELIRYISIWTTLKPGDVISTGTPIGAGVRFTPPRFLKPGDVVEVEVAGIGVLSNPVADEVAAH; this is encoded by the coding sequence ATGAAACTGCTGACTTATACGCATCAAGGCCGCACGCACTTTGGCGCGCTGCGTGGCCAGGACCAGATCGTGGCGCTGGACGGAAATGGCTTTGCCAGCCTGCGCGCCGCACTGGAGGCCAACGCCTTGCCCGCGCTGGCCAAATTGGCGGACACACTTCCCGCCACGCACAAGCTGAACGACGTGCGGCTGTTGCCGCCAATACCCTCGCCTGAAAAAATCATCTGCGTCGGCGTGAACTACGGCAAGCGCAACGAGGAATATAAAGACGGCAGCGCGCCGCCCGCCTACCCCAGCGTGTTTCCGCGCTTTCCGGGTTCGTTCGTGGGCCATGGTGAACCCTTGCTGCGCCCGCCGGAGTCCGAACAACTGGATTACGAAGGCGAGATCGCCATCATCATCGGCAAGGCCGGCCGCCGCATTGCCGCCGAGGACGCCTGGAGCCACATCGCGGGCCTGACCTGCCTGAACGAAGGCACGGTGCGCGACTGGATCAAACACGGCAAGTTCAACGTGACGCAGGGCAAGAACTTTGACGCCAGCGGGTCCATGGGGCCGTGGATGGTGACGGCCGATGAGTTCGACCCCGACGCGCCGCTAACGGTGACCACGCGGGTCAACGGCGAACTGCGCCAGCAAGACGCTACCGACAACCTGATGTTTCCGTTCGCGGAACTGATCCGCTACATCTCCATCTGGACCACGCTGAAACCCGGCGATGTGATCTCCACCGGCACGCCCATCGGCGCAGGCGTGCGCTTCACGCCGCCGCGCTTCTTGAAGCCGGGCGACGTGGTCGAGGTGGAAGTCGCCGGCATTGGCGTGTTGTCCAACCCCGTGGCCGACGAAGTCGCCGCGCACTGA
- a CDS encoding three component ABC system middle component, whose protein sequence is MTNRAAVARLSEAAIVQNEALGAYAIWRFGLGFQEREEQAVSLPLVFLLLPLVFHAPSLAMVVSTQKASGLHLLAGKLGERREELLAVHGRTLALRKLTFRSLMVAEQSRLIRIEPTTAAIRAFSPHHELLAPTLPERIRRITLACEKVGYWFASLTDQQVAHTLRVAF, encoded by the coding sequence ATGACGAACAGAGCTGCTGTTGCGCGCCTTAGCGAGGCAGCAATTGTTCAGAACGAAGCGCTGGGAGCATACGCCATCTGGCGATTCGGTCTTGGTTTCCAGGAACGCGAGGAACAGGCCGTGTCGCTGCCTCTAGTGTTCTTGCTCTTGCCGCTGGTTTTTCACGCGCCAAGCCTCGCTATGGTGGTGAGCACGCAGAAGGCGTCTGGCCTGCATCTGTTAGCCGGCAAGCTTGGTGAGCGGCGCGAAGAGTTGTTGGCGGTACATGGGCGCACCTTAGCTCTCCGCAAACTGACTTTCAGATCTCTCATGGTCGCCGAGCAGTCGCGGCTGATTCGCATCGAACCGACTACTGCAGCCATCCGAGCATTTAGCCCGCACCATGAGCTTTTGGCTCCGACGCTTCCTGAACGAATCCGACGGATCACACTGGCCTGCGAAAAAGTCGGGTACTGGTTCGCTAGTCTGACGGACCAACAGGTCGCCCACACATTACGAGTAGCGTTCTAA
- a CDS encoding amidohydrolase family protein, which yields MTQSQSSQNQASQKQAPQHSPSQYQPFNPRPTAPATRLPPKACDSQFHVFGSADRYPVRPGAAYEMPSATIETALGLHRLLGIERGVIVQATTYGADHQVVLDGLAAAGPSYRGCANAVVLAERDDAYIQKLHDAGVRGARFTRQGLGISMAPAVFDRAIARIRELGWYAKFQPEPDGMMAQAAQFERLDIPVLLDHMGRADPTAGAADPTRQLLETLLRRGNFWVMLSLTEKISRSGPPWDDVTPLAQALIAANPDRVVWGSDWPHPVSTKPTPDEGQLVDQLARYAGDAATLKKILVDNPARLFGFDE from the coding sequence ATGACTCAAAGCCAAAGTTCGCAGAATCAAGCGTCGCAGAAGCAAGCGCCGCAACATTCCCCCTCGCAGTACCAACCCTTCAATCCCCGCCCCACCGCCCCCGCCACCCGCCTACCGCCTAAGGCCTGCGACAGCCAGTTTCACGTATTCGGTTCCGCAGACCGTTACCCCGTGCGCCCCGGCGCGGCGTACGAGATGCCCAGCGCCACCATCGAGACCGCGCTGGGCCTGCACCGCCTGCTGGGCATCGAGCGCGGCGTGATCGTGCAGGCCACCACCTATGGTGCAGATCATCAAGTGGTGCTGGACGGCCTGGCCGCCGCCGGCCCGTCGTATCGCGGTTGCGCGAATGCGGTGGTGCTGGCCGAGCGAGACGACGCCTACATTCAGAAGCTGCACGATGCGGGCGTGCGCGGGGCGCGGTTCACACGTCAGGGCTTGGGCATCAGCATGGCGCCGGCCGTGTTTGACCGCGCCATTGCGCGCATTCGTGAACTGGGCTGGTACGCCAAGTTTCAGCCGGAGCCCGACGGGATGATGGCGCAGGCGGCGCAGTTTGAACGGCTGGATATTCCGGTGCTGCTGGATCACATGGGGCGTGCCGATCCCACTGCAGGCGCGGCAGATCCGACTCGGCAGTTGTTGGAGACGTTGCTACGTCGCGGCAACTTCTGGGTGATGTTGTCGTTGACGGAAAAGATCTCACGCAGCGGCCCGCCTTGGGACGACGTGACGCCGCTAGCGCAAGCGCTGATCGCCGCCAACCCCGACCGCGTGGTGTGGGGCAGCGACTGGCCACATCCCGTCTCCACCAAGCCCACGCCCGACGAGGGCCAGTTGGTGGACCAGTTGGCGCGCTATGCGGGCGACGCCGCGACGCTTAAGAAAATCCTGGTGGACAACCCCGCTCGCTTGTTTGGATTCGACGAATGA